A genomic segment from Barrientosiimonas humi encodes:
- the nadA gene encoding quinolinate synthase NadA, whose amino-acid sequence MSVTARPSDLAYDRVRHVVPEVEWATFADDIDAIHALKREHDAVILAHNYMTPEVFHGVADIVGDSLALAREAQTVEAGTIVLAGVHFMAETAKLLNPGKRVLLPDLRSGCSLAESITPEQVRELRAQHPGVPVVTYVNTSAAIKAESDICCTSGNALAVLESLGVPEVIMIPDQYLARNIAAQTGIRVITHPGACEVHERFTPLDIVGIRQGHPGVQVLAHPECPPDVVAEADFAGSTAQMQAYVERERPERVALITECSMSDNVAAANPDVDFVRPCNLCPHMKRNTLSAIRAALEQGRHEITLDPATARDARRAIERMLEVA is encoded by the coding sequence ATGAGCGTGACCGCCCGCCCCAGCGACCTGGCGTACGACCGTGTCCGCCACGTGGTGCCCGAGGTCGAGTGGGCGACGTTCGCCGACGACATCGACGCGATCCACGCGCTGAAGCGGGAGCACGACGCGGTGATCCTGGCGCACAACTACATGACGCCCGAGGTCTTCCACGGCGTCGCCGACATCGTGGGCGACTCCCTCGCACTGGCCCGGGAGGCGCAGACGGTCGAGGCCGGCACGATCGTCCTGGCCGGGGTGCACTTCATGGCCGAGACCGCCAAGCTGCTCAACCCCGGCAAGCGGGTGCTGCTGCCCGACCTGCGCTCGGGCTGCTCGCTCGCCGAGTCGATCACGCCCGAGCAGGTGCGCGAGCTGCGCGCGCAGCACCCCGGTGTGCCGGTCGTGACCTACGTCAACACCAGCGCTGCCATCAAGGCCGAGAGCGACATCTGCTGCACCAGCGGCAACGCGCTGGCCGTGCTGGAGTCGCTCGGCGTGCCCGAGGTGATCATGATCCCCGACCAGTACCTCGCCCGAAACATCGCTGCGCAGACCGGGATTCGCGTGATCACCCACCCCGGCGCGTGCGAGGTGCACGAGCGGTTCACGCCGCTCGACATCGTCGGCATCCGGCAGGGCCACCCGGGCGTGCAGGTGCTCGCGCACCCCGAGTGCCCGCCCGACGTGGTCGCCGAGGCGGACTTCGCGGGTTCGACCGCGCAGATGCAGGCGTACGTCGAGCGCGAGCGACCCGAGCGTGTCGCCCTGATCACGGAGTGCTCGATGAGCGACAACGTGGCGGCCGCGAACCCCGACGTCGACTTCGTGCGCCCGTGCAACCTGTGCCCGCACATGAAGCGCAACACGCTGTCGGCGATCCGCGCCGCGCTGGAGCAGGGACGCCACGAGATCACCCTCGACCCGGCCACGGCCCGCGACGCGCGCCGCGCCATCGAGCGGATGCTGGAGGTGGCCTGA
- a CDS encoding L-aspartate oxidase produces the protein MRARPIVVGSGLAGLVAALELAARGGCVLVTAGRLTEGAASAWAQGGIAAALAPDDSPAQHAHDTWLAGARAGDREVIARITDLAPGVVARLARDGVPFDRDASGAYDLALEGGHSRHRVAHAGDRSGAVITATLAALVEGHPDIELLEGRRVDDLLLDESGVVRGIRCGATTLESDRVILATGGLGGLFPHTTNPVTATGAGVALAARAGARTDDLHLVQFHPTALDVGSRPAPLLTEALRGAGAVLRSDGERFVDELQPRDVVAAAVWAELQQGRTVHLDARRVDDAERQFPAVTTLLAGHGLTLQDLLPVRPAAHYSMGGVTVDAQARTGVPGLWAVGEVSRTGLHGANRLASNSLLEAVVTGRAAAASVWAHSAADGWRADGPPADPGLVRPREQAPAIATEQVRAELGRSCGVLREAGALRDTIRQLEQATGQDDAYVAWLLARSALAHPRSVGAHRRTDTTEAVPA, from the coding sequence ATGCGGGCCCGCCCGATCGTGGTCGGGTCCGGCCTCGCCGGGCTGGTGGCGGCGCTGGAGCTCGCGGCGCGCGGCGGTTGCGTGCTGGTGACCGCCGGCCGGCTCACCGAGGGCGCGGCCAGCGCGTGGGCGCAGGGCGGCATCGCTGCCGCGCTCGCTCCCGACGACTCCCCCGCCCAGCACGCCCACGACACCTGGCTCGCGGGGGCGCGGGCGGGTGACCGCGAGGTCATCGCCCGCATCACCGACCTGGCGCCCGGCGTCGTCGCCCGGCTCGCCCGCGACGGGGTGCCGTTCGACAGGGACGCGAGCGGGGCGTACGACCTCGCGCTGGAGGGCGGTCACTCGCGCCACCGCGTCGCGCACGCCGGCGACCGAAGCGGGGCGGTGATCACCGCGACCCTGGCGGCGCTGGTCGAGGGGCACCCCGACATCGAGCTGCTCGAGGGCCGCAGGGTCGACGACCTCCTGCTCGACGAATCGGGAGTGGTGCGCGGGATCCGTTGCGGCGCAACGACTCTCGAGAGCGACCGGGTCATCCTGGCGACCGGCGGGCTGGGCGGCTTGTTCCCGCACACCACCAACCCGGTCACCGCGACCGGCGCGGGGGTCGCACTGGCCGCTCGGGCGGGGGCTCGCACCGACGACCTGCACCTGGTGCAGTTCCACCCCACCGCGCTCGACGTGGGCTCGCGTCCGGCGCCGCTGCTGACCGAGGCGCTGCGCGGCGCCGGCGCGGTGCTGCGGTCGGACGGCGAGCGGTTCGTCGACGAGCTGCAGCCGCGCGACGTGGTGGCCGCAGCCGTCTGGGCCGAGCTGCAGCAGGGGCGAACCGTGCACCTCGACGCACGACGCGTCGACGACGCTGAGCGCCAATTCCCAGCGGTGACAACGCTTCTCGCGGGCCACGGTCTGACGCTGCAAGACCTGCTCCCCGTCCGGCCCGCCGCGCACTACTCCATGGGCGGCGTCACCGTCGACGCGCAGGCGCGCACCGGCGTGCCGGGCCTGTGGGCGGTCGGCGAGGTGAGTCGCACCGGGCTGCACGGGGCCAACCGGCTGGCGTCGAACTCGTTGCTCGAGGCGGTCGTGACCGGCCGCGCCGCCGCGGCGTCGGTCTGGGCGCACAGTGCCGCCGACGGGTGGCGGGCCGACGGCCCGCCCGCGGACCCCGGCCTGGTCCGTCCGCGCGAGCAGGCTCCCGCGATCGCCACCGAGCAGGTGCGTGCGGAGCTGGGCCGCTCGTGCGGCGTGCTGCGCGAGGCGGGCGCGCTGCGCGACACGATCCGACAGCTCGAGCAGGCCACCGGGCAGGACGACGCCTACGTCGCCTGGCTGCTGGCGCGCTCCGCCCTGGCGCACCCGAGAAGCGTTGGGGCACACCGACGTACGGACACGACCGAGGCGGTGCCGGCATGA
- the nadC gene encoding carboxylating nicotinate-nucleotide diphosphorylase, giving the protein MTFDPQLEQVVRTALAEDLGAAGDLTAAAVVPEDAQAQAQIVAREDGVLSGVDAVTTTYALVDPRIEVTWHGQDGRSVTPGSVLATVRGPARGVLTGERVALNLLGRLSGVATATAELVHLVDGTGVGIADTRKTTPGLRALEKRAVLHGGGVNHRFGLHDAIMVKDNHIGFGGGLATVLRRLADQPRHMVTVEVEVDTLQQQLQVLQFDAERIARGLRPVCHAILLDNMTPGQVADGVRRARSHPAPLVVEVSGGVNRKTVRPLAEAGPDLISVGALTHSARCLDVGLDLAGPDLG; this is encoded by the coding sequence ATGACTTTCGACCCTCAGCTGGAGCAGGTTGTGCGCACAGCGCTCGCCGAGGACCTCGGCGCCGCCGGTGACCTCACGGCGGCGGCCGTCGTCCCCGAGGACGCGCAGGCGCAGGCCCAGATCGTGGCGCGCGAGGACGGGGTGCTGTCCGGTGTCGACGCGGTGACGACGACGTACGCCCTCGTCGACCCGCGCATCGAGGTCACCTGGCACGGCCAGGACGGCAGATCGGTGACGCCAGGGTCGGTGCTGGCGACGGTGCGCGGCCCCGCGCGCGGGGTGCTGACCGGTGAGCGGGTCGCGCTGAACCTGCTGGGCCGCCTGTCCGGCGTGGCGACCGCCACCGCCGAGCTCGTGCACCTGGTGGACGGCACCGGCGTCGGCATCGCCGACACGCGCAAGACCACCCCGGGCCTGCGTGCGCTGGAGAAGCGGGCGGTGCTGCACGGCGGCGGCGTGAACCACCGCTTCGGCCTGCACGACGCGATCATGGTGAAGGACAACCACATCGGGTTCGGCGGCGGGCTGGCCACGGTGCTGCGGCGGCTCGCCGACCAGCCCCGGCACATGGTCACCGTGGAGGTCGAGGTCGACACGCTGCAGCAGCAGCTGCAGGTGCTGCAGTTCGACGCCGAGCGGATCGCCCGCGGGCTGCGGCCGGTGTGCCACGCGATCCTGCTCGACAACATGACTCCTGGCCAGGTCGCCGATGGTGTCCGGCGGGCGCGCTCGCACCCCGCGCCGCTGGTGGTCGAGGTGTCGGGCGGGGTGAACCGGAAGACCGTGCGCCCGCTCGCCGAGGCCGGGCCCGACCTGATCTCGGTGGGCGCCCTGACCCACAGCGCGCGCTGCCTCGACGTGGGGCTGGATCTGGCGGGGCCGGACCTGGGCTGA